In one Bryobacteraceae bacterium genomic region, the following are encoded:
- a CDS encoding pyridoxal phosphate-dependent aminotransferase, with the protein MVRFSDRVAALKPTAVNAILAEVRELQGQGRTFVSLMRGEPDLPTPPHIAAAATQALHDGRTGYPDNRGEPKLREAVAAKLARDNGLTYDTKSEILVTTGATLGIFVALAALLNEGDEVLVPDPIYDAYLSPIRLAGGVPCPVPARIDSQRFILDPDALEAAWTPACRVLLLNTPWNPVGAVLRKTELEAVADFCLRRNLTLLSDEIYETILYEGARHLSPAALSPEIRERTILINSLSKTYAMTGWRCGYCAAPRELIDKMFLVLQQSSRGPATFVQDAAAAALAGPQDAVAAMTAEYARRRTHVTTHLDGAGGCPVLAPEGGFFAMADVRPLGFASNEVRRRLLHDAGVVVAHGAAYGTQGEGFLRVSFASGGDTLARGLELLRQGLQNLARANA; encoded by the coding sequence GTGGTCCGCTTCTCAGACCGGGTCGCCGCGCTCAAACCAACCGCCGTCAACGCGATTCTCGCCGAGGTCCGCGAACTTCAGGGGCAGGGCCGGACTTTCGTCTCGCTCATGCGGGGCGAACCGGACCTGCCGACCCCGCCGCACATCGCCGCCGCCGCCACCCAGGCGCTGCACGACGGCCGCACCGGCTACCCCGACAACCGCGGCGAGCCGAAGTTGCGCGAGGCCGTCGCCGCTAAACTCGCCCGCGACAACGGCCTCACCTACGATACGAAGTCCGAGATCCTCGTAACCACCGGAGCCACACTCGGAATCTTCGTAGCCCTCGCCGCGCTCCTCAACGAAGGCGATGAAGTCCTCGTCCCCGATCCGATCTACGACGCCTACCTCTCACCCATCCGACTGGCCGGCGGCGTCCCCTGCCCCGTCCCGGCCCGCATCGACAGCCAACGCTTCATCCTCGACCCCGACGCCCTCGAAGCCGCCTGGACCCCGGCCTGCCGCGTTCTCCTCCTGAACACCCCCTGGAACCCGGTTGGCGCCGTCCTCCGGAAAACCGAACTCGAAGCGGTCGCCGACTTCTGCCTCCGCCGCAACCTCACTCTCCTCAGCGACGAAATCTACGAGACCATCCTCTACGAGGGCGCCAGACACCTCTCCCCAGCCGCGCTCTCGCCCGAAATTCGCGAACGAACCATCCTGATCAACAGCCTCTCGAAAACCTACGCGATGACCGGCTGGCGCTGCGGCTACTGCGCCGCACCCCGCGAGCTCATCGACAAGATGTTCCTCGTCCTCCAGCAATCCTCCCGCGGACCCGCCACCTTCGTCCAAGACGCCGCCGCGGCCGCACTCGCCGGACCGCAGGACGCCGTCGCCGCCATGACTGCCGAATATGCCCGCCGCCGCACCCACGTCACCACCCACCTCGACGGAGCCGGCGGCTGCCCGGTCCTCGCCCCCGAAGGCGGCTTCTTCGCCATGGCCGACGTGCGCCCGCTCGGATTCGCCTCGAACGAAGTCCGCCGACGCCTCCTCCACGACGCCGGCGTCGTCGTCGCCCACGGCGCCGCCTATGGTACCCAGGGCGAAGGCTTCCTGCGCGTCTCCTTCGCCAGCGGCGGCGATACCCTCGCGCGCGGCCTCGAACTCCTCCGCCAAGGCCTCCAGAATCTCGCTCGCGCAAACGCATGA
- a CDS encoding FAD-linked oxidase C-terminal domain-containing protein produces MRERLVQLKPLSFNRDALRRELAAAIEGEVRFDPLSRAIYSTDASVYQVEPTGVVIPRHRDDIVRAVAIAARHGCPVTLRGGGTSQAGQAIGEGLQIDISKHCNRILEVNAAARWVRVEPGIVLDELNAQLAPLGLRFAPDISTASRATVGGMMANNSSGARSVLYGKTIDHVLEQTVLFADGSIHHLRPLTPAELDEACRLPGIPGKAYRTVRRLGAEMRDEVDRRFPKVLRRVGGYNLDEYTDPSQAFNLAKMIVGSEGTLGVVLEAKLKLVPLPKAKALMTIQFAHLLDALAATPVILRHNPSAVEVMDGFILSHTRQNPTLHRQREAFIRGEPGGLLCVEFYADRATDLPPRLEALEADLRACGLGNHFYTAPDAAAQARVWGLREAALGLSMAMKDDNKSLSFVEDTAVAPERLRDFIERFLGVIHAQGATAGVYAHASVGCLHVRPVINMKTEEGVRKFEAIANEVADLVLEFGGALSGEHGDGLVRGPFIEKMFGPVLYEAFRTIKQAFDPNGLFNPGKIVDCPALTANLRYGPAYRATNPETYFDYSEFGGLAGAVEMCSGLGACRKKLSGIMCPSYMATREETHTTRGRANALRLAMSGADLDDDAIGAALDLCLECRACKAECPVGVDMARFKSEFLARRWDREGTPLRARVLGNVHAIARLASRVAPLANRIAASSLARLINQDLLGIHSKRTLPPWSRHTLERWFAERPPDPGADALLFNDTFTNFYDPAIGIAAVRLLKAAGKRTALAPNVCCGRPLISQGLLADARDLAQRNARLLDNGTEPLLFCEPSCLSAIREDAPDLLHGDDRERARRVARRAMLVEEYLDRECAGEPEFRAGPARILLHGHCHQKSMGLLAPVKALLGRVPGAEVVDLDAGCCGMAGSFGYSKEHFDVSAAIGERRLLPAARAMGEGDVLAAAGTSCRHQVADLAFAEARHPVEILAGLLK; encoded by the coding sequence ATGAGAGAGCGCCTCGTCCAACTCAAGCCGCTCTCGTTCAACCGCGACGCTCTCCGCCGTGAACTCGCCGCCGCCATCGAAGGCGAAGTCCGCTTCGACCCGCTCAGCCGCGCCATCTACTCCACCGACGCGAGCGTCTACCAGGTCGAGCCCACCGGAGTCGTCATCCCGCGCCACCGCGACGACATCGTCCGCGCCGTCGCGATCGCCGCCCGCCATGGCTGCCCGGTCACCCTGCGCGGGGGCGGCACCTCGCAAGCCGGCCAAGCGATCGGCGAAGGTCTGCAGATCGACATCTCGAAGCACTGCAACCGCATCCTCGAGGTCAACGCCGCCGCCCGCTGGGTGCGTGTCGAGCCGGGCATCGTCCTCGACGAGTTGAACGCCCAACTGGCGCCGCTCGGCCTCCGGTTCGCACCCGACATCTCCACCGCCAGCCGAGCCACGGTCGGCGGCATGATGGCCAACAACTCCTCCGGCGCGCGTTCGGTCCTCTACGGAAAGACCATCGATCACGTCCTCGAACAAACCGTCCTGTTTGCCGACGGCTCCATCCATCACCTACGGCCCCTCACCCCCGCCGAACTCGACGAGGCCTGCCGGCTTCCGGGCATCCCCGGCAAAGCCTACCGTACGGTCCGCCGTCTCGGCGCCGAAATGAGGGACGAAGTGGATCGCCGGTTCCCCAAAGTCCTCCGGCGCGTCGGCGGCTACAACCTCGACGAGTACACCGATCCCTCACAGGCGTTCAACCTCGCCAAAATGATCGTCGGATCCGAAGGAACGCTCGGAGTCGTGCTCGAGGCCAAACTCAAACTCGTCCCGCTCCCCAAGGCCAAGGCGCTGATGACGATCCAGTTCGCCCACCTGCTGGACGCCCTCGCCGCCACCCCCGTCATCCTGCGCCACAACCCGTCCGCGGTGGAAGTGATGGACGGATTCATCCTCTCCCACACACGCCAGAACCCCACACTGCACCGTCAGCGCGAAGCCTTCATCCGAGGCGAACCCGGCGGCCTGCTCTGCGTCGAGTTCTACGCCGACCGCGCCACGGACCTCCCGCCGCGCCTCGAAGCCCTCGAAGCGGACCTCCGCGCCTGCGGCCTCGGCAATCACTTCTACACCGCGCCCGACGCCGCCGCGCAAGCCCGCGTCTGGGGACTCCGCGAAGCCGCCCTCGGCCTCTCCATGGCCATGAAGGACGACAACAAGTCGCTATCGTTCGTCGAAGACACCGCCGTCGCGCCGGAGCGCCTTCGCGACTTCATCGAACGCTTCCTCGGCGTCATCCACGCCCAAGGCGCCACCGCCGGCGTCTACGCCCACGCCTCGGTCGGCTGCCTCCACGTCCGGCCCGTGATCAACATGAAGACCGAGGAAGGCGTTCGCAAGTTCGAGGCCATCGCCAATGAGGTCGCCGATCTCGTGCTCGAGTTCGGCGGCGCGCTTTCGGGCGAACATGGCGACGGCCTCGTCCGCGGCCCGTTCATCGAGAAGATGTTCGGCCCAGTCCTCTACGAAGCCTTTCGTACGATCAAGCAGGCATTCGATCCAAACGGTCTCTTCAATCCCGGAAAGATCGTCGATTGCCCGGCGCTCACCGCCAACCTCCGCTACGGCCCCGCCTACCGCGCCACCAATCCCGAAACCTACTTCGACTATTCGGAGTTCGGCGGACTCGCCGGCGCCGTCGAGATGTGCTCAGGCCTCGGAGCCTGCCGCAAGAAGCTCTCCGGCATCATGTGCCCGTCGTATATGGCGACGCGCGAAGAAACACACACTACCCGAGGCCGCGCCAACGCGCTGCGCCTGGCGATGTCGGGCGCGGACCTCGACGACGACGCCATCGGCGCCGCGCTCGACCTGTGCCTCGAGTGCCGCGCCTGCAAAGCGGAATGCCCCGTCGGCGTCGACATGGCCCGCTTCAAGAGCGAGTTCCTTGCCCGCCGCTGGGACCGCGAGGGCACGCCCCTCCGCGCGCGCGTGCTCGGCAACGTCCACGCCATCGCCCGCCTCGCCAGCCGCGTGGCGCCGCTCGCCAACCGCATCGCCGCCAGTAGCCTAGCCCGTCTCATCAACCAGGACCTGCTCGGTATCCACTCGAAGCGAACCCTTCCGCCGTGGTCCCGCCACACGCTCGAGCGCTGGTTCGCCGAACGGCCGCCTGATCCCGGCGCGGACGCGCTCCTGTTCAACGACACCTTTACCAATTTCTACGACCCGGCGATCGGCATCGCCGCCGTCCGCCTCCTCAAAGCAGCGGGAAAGCGTACCGCCCTCGCGCCGAACGTCTGCTGCGGCCGGCCGCTCATCTCGCAAGGCCTCCTCGCGGACGCCCGGGACCTCGCTCAACGGAATGCCCGCCTCCTCGACAACGGAACCGAGCCGCTGTTGTTCTGCGAACCGAGCTGCCTCTCAGCGATTCGCGAGGACGCGCCGGATCTCCTTCACGGCGACGACCGCGAGAGAGCCCGCCGCGTCGCCCGCCGCGCCATGCTTGTCGAGGAGTACCTGGACCGCGAATGCGCCGGCGAACCCGAGTTCCGCGCCGGCCCGGCGAGGATCCTGCTCCACGGCCACTGCCACCAGAAGTCGATGGGGCTGCTCGCGCCAGTGAAGGCCCTGCTCGGCCGCGTCCCGGGCGCCGAAGTCGTCGACCTCGACGCCGGCTGCTGCGGCATGGCCGGCTCGTTCGGTTATTCGAAGGAGCATTTCGACGTCTCGGCAGCCATCGGCGAACGGAGGCTCCTGCCGGCGGCGCGCGCCATGGGCGAAGGCGACGTGCTCGCCGCCGCCGGAACATCGTGCCGTCACCAGGTGGCCGATCTCGCCTTCGCCGAGGCCCGCCACCCGGTCGAAATCCTCGCCGGCCTGCTAAAATAG
- the coaD gene encoding pantetheine-phosphate adenylyltransferase, with protein sequence MPQSAVAIYPGSFDPITNGHVDLIRRSAALFDRVVIAILRNENKQPLFTVAERMEMLGEAIDGFANVEVDSFDGLLVHYARSRGARVIVRGIRAISDYEYELQMTHMNRKLEPEIDMVFLMANEKYSFISSRLVKEVYRLGGDISGLVPPQVEERLREKVRGTKQ encoded by the coding sequence TTGCCGCAGAGCGCCGTCGCGATTTATCCGGGATCGTTTGACCCCATCACCAACGGCCATGTCGATCTGATTCGAAGGTCGGCCGCCCTATTTGACCGGGTAGTGATCGCGATTCTCCGCAACGAGAACAAGCAGCCGCTGTTCACAGTGGCCGAACGAATGGAGATGCTCGGCGAGGCCATCGACGGGTTTGCCAACGTCGAGGTCGACAGTTTCGACGGATTGCTGGTTCATTATGCGCGATCCCGGGGCGCCCGGGTGATCGTACGAGGCATCCGCGCGATTTCCGACTACGAGTACGAGCTGCAGATGACTCACATGAACCGCAAGCTCGAGCCGGAGATCGACATGGTTTTCCTGATGGCGAACGAGAAGTACTCGTTCATTAGTTCCCGGCTGGTGAAAGAGGTTTACCGGTTGGGCGGGGATATTTCCGGACTGGTGCCTCCGCAGGTGGAGGAACGGCTCCGGGAGAAAGTGCGAGGTACGAAACAGTGA
- a CDS encoding pyridoxal phosphate-dependent aminotransferase, which translates to MTPTMTELAERVSKISVSSTMKVAAEAGRLKREGVDVVDFGAGEPDFPTPDNIKEAAKRALDQNFTKYTPVDGVIDLKKAICERHKTDFGTDYAPNQCVATVGGKHIIFSLMQVLVNPGDEVIIPVPYWVTYQDVVNYAYGKCVFVNTDESKGFTLTAEMLEAAITPRTRAVLINSPSNPSGAVLSKREFERILEVTSKHGIWLITDECYCQFLYGDEKPFSIAASPGAKDTVIVAGSLSKTYAMTGWRVGFGLGPKHVIDAVIKLHSHMTSNPTSIAQIAAIEALRGPQDSVGQMLEQYRKRRAFVIDRLRKMPGTSVQEPMGAFYAYPNFGEAMRKLGIASSLDFAGQLLSKAHVAVVPGEAFGTTEHVRISYATSMHEIERGLDRIDNFIQGK; encoded by the coding sequence GTGACACCCACGATGACGGAACTGGCGGAACGCGTCAGCAAGATCAGCGTTTCGTCGACGATGAAGGTCGCCGCGGAAGCGGGACGGTTGAAGCGCGAAGGAGTCGACGTGGTCGATTTCGGCGCGGGTGAGCCGGACTTCCCCACGCCCGACAATATCAAGGAAGCCGCCAAGCGCGCGCTGGACCAGAACTTCACCAAGTACACTCCCGTGGACGGCGTCATTGACCTCAAGAAGGCCATCTGCGAACGCCACAAGACGGATTTCGGCACGGACTACGCGCCCAACCAGTGCGTCGCCACCGTCGGCGGCAAGCACATCATCTTCAGCCTGATGCAGGTGCTGGTGAACCCGGGCGACGAAGTGATCATCCCCGTGCCCTATTGGGTCACCTATCAGGACGTGGTCAACTACGCCTACGGCAAGTGCGTGTTCGTCAACACCGACGAGTCGAAGGGTTTCACGCTCACGGCGGAGATGCTCGAAGCGGCCATCACGCCCCGCACCCGCGCGGTGCTGATCAACTCGCCGTCAAACCCAAGCGGCGCGGTCCTCTCCAAGCGCGAGTTCGAACGGATCCTCGAAGTCACCAGCAAGCACGGCATCTGGCTCATCACGGACGAGTGCTACTGCCAGTTCCTTTATGGCGACGAGAAGCCATTCTCCATCGCTGCGTCGCCGGGCGCGAAAGACACGGTGATCGTCGCCGGCTCGCTGTCGAAGACCTACGCGATGACGGGTTGGCGCGTCGGCTTCGGGCTCGGGCCCAAGCACGTCATCGACGCCGTGATTAAGCTCCACAGCCACATGACATCGAACCCCACCTCGATTGCGCAGATCGCCGCCATCGAGGCACTGCGCGGGCCGCAGGATTCGGTGGGCCAAATGCTCGAACAATACCGGAAGCGGCGGGCATTCGTCATCGATCGGCTCCGCAAGATGCCGGGCACCTCCGTGCAGGAGCCGATGGGCGCCTTCTACGCCTATCCGAATTTCGGCGAAGCGATGCGCAAACTCGGCATCGCCTCCTCGCTCGACTTCGCCGGACAGTTGCTCTCCAAGGCGCACGTCGCCGTGGTTCCCGGCGAGGCATTTGGCACCACCGAGCACGTCCGCATTTCATACGCGACCTCGATGCACGAGATCGAGCGCGGCCTGGACCGGATCGACAACTTCATCCAGGGCAAATGA
- a CDS encoding class I mannose-6-phosphate isomerase, with protein MTPAAPVAAGPVRIEPKFVHRVWGSHNLAPWFGTQAEKIGEVWFEAGEILIKFIFTTEPLSVQVHPGDAYAARHHGGSRGKTEMWHILRAEPGARIAAGFREPVAADAAHRGALDGSIETMLAWHDAAPGDTFFTPAGTVHAIGAGLALCEIQQNSDITYRLYDWGRKPARELHLEHGFAVADLGPASSRTAAADGVLAACPYFTTEAEMVAGELVWPRDSVMIVLSGNGSVAEIQCALGQVWRVPAGAQVSSAEGMQVLRTYVA; from the coding sequence ATGACGCCGGCGGCTCCAGTCGCGGCTGGGCCGGTCCGGATCGAGCCCAAGTTCGTCCACAGGGTGTGGGGTTCGCACAACCTCGCACCCTGGTTCGGAACCCAGGCGGAAAAGATCGGCGAGGTCTGGTTCGAAGCCGGTGAGATTCTGATCAAGTTTATCTTCACCACGGAGCCCCTTTCGGTACAGGTGCATCCTGGAGACGCGTACGCCGCGCGGCATCACGGCGGATCGCGCGGGAAAACGGAGATGTGGCACATCCTGCGGGCGGAGCCAGGGGCGCGGATCGCGGCCGGATTCCGGGAACCCGTCGCCGCCGACGCCGCCCACCGCGGCGCTCTCGACGGGTCCATCGAAACCATGCTCGCCTGGCACGACGCCGCCCCGGGCGATACGTTTTTCACGCCGGCCGGAACCGTGCACGCTATCGGCGCCGGACTCGCGCTCTGCGAAATCCAGCAAAACTCCGATATCACCTACCGGCTTTACGATTGGGGCAGGAAGCCCGCGCGCGAACTGCACCTCGAGCACGGGTTCGCCGTCGCCGACCTCGGACCGGCGAGCAGCCGGACCGCGGCTGCCGACGGCGTACTGGCTGCATGCCCCTACTTCACAACCGAAGCGGAGATGGTCGCCGGCGAGCTGGTGTGGCCGCGGGACTCCGTGATGATCGTTCTCAGCGGCAACGGCTCCGTCGCGGAGATACAGTGCGCTCTCGGCCAGGTGTGGCGCGTGCCGGCCGGCGCACAGGTCAGTTCGGCCGAAGGAATGCAGGTGCTGCGAACCTATGTGGCCTAG
- a CDS encoding aldolase/citrate lyase family protein, which produces MKDNKYKKAVAEGRVPVGHMLWEFSTRGIAKILQSADLDFVLIDMEHSEFDTDKVADLLAWFKATDIAPFVRVPQCVYHFMARVMDGGALGVMVGNVETFAQARLIVDSVKYAPMGRRGVGLGSAHTDYVGPDPLSYFKRANENSTIICQIESPVGLENLDAIASTPGVDILWVGHFDLSQAMGIPGEFQNPRFLAALEQVVAATRKYGLRAGIQPGSMEQADQWLKMGFNVISWKADTGLYGAALRTEIGALRTRLGS; this is translated from the coding sequence ATGAAAGACAACAAATACAAGAAAGCCGTAGCCGAAGGGCGTGTGCCGGTGGGCCACATGCTTTGGGAGTTTTCGACGCGGGGAATCGCGAAGATTCTCCAATCCGCCGATCTTGATTTCGTGCTGATCGACATGGAGCACTCCGAGTTCGATACCGACAAGGTGGCCGATCTTCTGGCGTGGTTCAAGGCCACCGACATCGCTCCGTTCGTACGGGTGCCGCAGTGCGTCTATCACTTCATGGCGCGCGTGATGGACGGCGGAGCGCTGGGCGTGATGGTGGGCAATGTGGAGACCTTCGCCCAGGCGCGCCTGATTGTGGATTCGGTGAAGTACGCGCCCATGGGCCGGCGGGGCGTGGGCTTGGGCTCCGCGCATACCGACTACGTCGGCCCGGACCCGCTGAGCTACTTCAAGCGAGCGAACGAGAACTCGACGATCATTTGCCAGATCGAGTCGCCGGTGGGTTTGGAGAATCTGGACGCGATCGCGTCGACGCCGGGCGTGGACATCCTCTGGGTGGGGCACTTCGACCTGTCGCAGGCGATGGGAATCCCGGGCGAGTTTCAGAACCCGCGATTTCTCGCCGCCCTCGAGCAGGTGGTGGCGGCGACGCGCAAGTACGGATTGCGGGCGGGGATTCAGCCGGGATCAATGGAGCAGGCCGACCAGTGGCTGAAGATGGGCTTCAACGTGATTTCCTGGAAAGCGGATACGGGGTTGTATGGCGCCGCGCTGCGGACTGAGATCGGCGCTTTGCGGACGCGGCTGGGATCGTAG
- a CDS encoding AAA family ATPase, translating to MLPRHLALLVRRSALGRDPVLLQGPRGAGKTTLARSEFPDRLYVDLSDPADLEAARRAPEAFLVRLRRPAVVDELQRCPELVRHLSERLGPMPVVFVADTRVRLPMETFELHRPTRAERMMRPPMPIGMLGRFVPARDEARIPDRAPAFPEPREYLWRDVPRLIALGEPDRFERFAAMVAARSGGLLHQQAMARELGVAHRTVARWLDALDACFLTLRLEPFEHGLGRRLAKRPKLHFLGPAASFETEVVSEIYRNARHAGLSPELRYWRDSNGLEAPLIVRAEPGSAAVPCAIAEEPGPAEEVRLRRWMELAGVGRGAVIGRAPGGPDSRLGRLPRYALTDF from the coding sequence ATGCTTCCGAGGCATCTTGCGCTACTCGTGCGGCGGAGCGCGTTGGGGCGCGATCCGGTTCTTTTGCAGGGTCCGCGCGGGGCAGGGAAGACGACTCTCGCCCGGAGCGAGTTTCCCGATCGTCTCTACGTGGACCTGAGCGATCCGGCGGACCTCGAAGCAGCGCGGCGCGCACCGGAGGCGTTCCTCGTCCGGCTGCGGCGGCCGGCGGTCGTGGACGAACTGCAACGTTGTCCGGAACTCGTGCGGCATCTGTCGGAGCGCCTGGGGCCGATGCCGGTGGTGTTTGTCGCCGACACGCGGGTGCGGTTGCCGATGGAGACGTTCGAGCTACACCGGCCGACGCGGGCGGAGCGAATGATGCGTCCGCCGATGCCCATCGGGATGCTCGGCCGCTTCGTGCCGGCCCGGGACGAGGCCCGAATTCCGGACCGCGCGCCTGCATTTCCGGAGCCGCGGGAGTATCTGTGGCGCGACGTGCCGAGGCTGATCGCGCTCGGCGAGCCGGACCGGTTCGAACGGTTCGCGGCAATGGTGGCGGCGCGGAGCGGCGGCCTTCTGCATCAGCAGGCGATGGCGCGCGAGTTGGGCGTGGCGCATCGCACGGTGGCGCGCTGGCTGGACGCGCTCGACGCGTGTTTCCTGACGCTGCGGCTGGAGCCGTTCGAACACGGCCTCGGGAGACGCCTGGCGAAACGGCCGAAGCTGCATTTCCTCGGACCGGCGGCGAGTTTCGAAACGGAAGTGGTCTCGGAGATCTACCGGAACGCCCGCCACGCGGGGCTGTCTCCGGAGTTGCGCTACTGGCGAGATTCGAACGGGCTGGAGGCGCCGCTGATCGTCCGTGCCGAGCCGGGTTCTGCGGCGGTTCCATGCGCGATCGCCGAGGAGCCGGGCCCCGCGGAGGAAGTTCGGCTGCGGAGGTGGATGGAACTCGCTGGAGTGGGCCGCGGGGCGGTGATCGGCCGCGCGCCGGGCGGCCCGGATTCGCGCCTGGGCAGGCTGCCGCGCTACGCTTTGACGGACTTTTAG
- a CDS encoding inositol-3-phosphate synthase: MSLRIAPAKGKLGILTPGMGAVSTTFMAGVEAVKKGLGEPIGSLTQLATIRLGKRTDNRSPLIKDFVPLANLNQLVFGGWDIFEDTAYESAMHAQVLKADLLGKLKPSLQKIKPMKAVFDRKWVKRLDGPNVKTHKTLAAKAEALADDIRGFRKNNNLDRLVMIWCGSTEVFHTPAAVHQSLAAFEKGLAKNDPDIAPSQVYAYAALKSGVPFANGAPNLTHDIPALLNLARDREIPVCGKDFKTGQTFMKTLLSPGLKSRMLGCSGWFSTNILGNRDGEVLEDPGSFKTKEETKLSVLDQILQPSLYPQLYGDLYHTVRINYYPPRGDEKEGWDNIDIFGWLGYPMQIKLNFLCRDSILAAPLVLDLVLFLDLAHRAGMKGIQEWLSFYFKAPMTAPGLYPEHDIFIQLMKLKNTLRWMRGEDLITHLGLEYYD; this comes from the coding sequence ATGAGTCTCAGAATCGCACCCGCAAAAGGCAAACTCGGAATCCTCACGCCCGGCATGGGCGCCGTTTCCACCACCTTCATGGCCGGCGTCGAAGCCGTCAAGAAAGGCCTCGGCGAACCCATCGGCTCGCTCACCCAGCTCGCCACCATCCGGCTCGGCAAGCGCACCGACAACCGCAGCCCGCTCATCAAGGACTTCGTACCGCTCGCCAACCTCAACCAGCTCGTCTTCGGCGGCTGGGACATCTTCGAAGACACCGCCTACGAATCGGCCATGCACGCCCAGGTGCTCAAGGCGGACCTGCTCGGCAAACTCAAGCCCTCGCTCCAGAAGATCAAGCCGATGAAGGCCGTCTTTGACCGCAAGTGGGTGAAGCGCCTCGACGGACCCAACGTCAAGACGCACAAGACGCTCGCCGCCAAGGCCGAAGCGCTCGCCGACGACATTCGCGGCTTCAGGAAGAACAATAACCTCGATCGCCTCGTCATGATCTGGTGCGGCTCCACGGAAGTCTTCCACACGCCCGCCGCCGTCCACCAATCGCTCGCGGCGTTTGAAAAGGGCCTCGCCAAGAACGACCCCGACATCGCCCCCAGCCAGGTCTACGCCTACGCGGCGCTCAAGTCCGGCGTGCCCTTCGCCAACGGCGCACCCAACCTCACCCACGACATTCCGGCGTTGCTCAACCTCGCCCGCGATCGCGAAATCCCCGTCTGCGGCAAGGATTTCAAAACCGGCCAGACGTTCATGAAGACCCTCCTCTCGCCGGGGCTCAAGTCCCGCATGCTCGGCTGTTCCGGCTGGTTCTCCACGAATATTCTCGGCAACCGCGACGGCGAAGTGCTCGAAGACCCCGGCTCTTTCAAGACCAAGGAAGAGACCAAGCTCAGCGTCCTCGATCAGATCCTCCAGCCCAGCCTCTACCCGCAGCTCTACGGCGACCTTTATCACACCGTCCGCATCAACTACTACCCGCCGCGCGGCGACGAAAAGGAAGGCTGGGACAACATCGACATCTTCGGCTGGCTCGGCTATCCGATGCAGATCAAGCTCAACTTCCTCTGTCGCGATTCGATCCTCGCCGCGCCGCTCGTCCTCGACCTCGTGCTCTTCCTCGACCTCGCCCACCGCGCCGGCATGAAGGGCATCCAGGAGTGGCTCAGCTTCTACTTCAAGGCGCCCATGACCGCCCCCGGCCTCTACCCGGAGCACGACATCTTCATCCAACTGATGAAGCTGAAGAACACGCTCCGCTGGATGCGCGGCGAGGACCTCATCACGCACCTCGGGCTCGAATACTACGACTGA
- a CDS encoding glucose 1-dehydrogenase codes for MQGKVVLVTGGAGGIGGEVASHLAAQGARIVIADLDEPRTHTAAAAIGSQAIGVLCDIADPAACDSAAAAAIDAYGRLDALVNCAGVSKPHDSLTLPPAEWARMVDVQLNGAFYIAQACARRMMKTGGAIVFITSTNAEAAFPRRAAYCAAKAGVAMLTKVLAIEWAASNIRVNAVGPAYVATEMTKRNIAAGNVNEAQIKGRIPLGRLAQPGDVASAVAFLLGDGASFVTGQSLYVDGGWLAYGYF; via the coding sequence ATGCAGGGCAAGGTCGTACTCGTCACCGGCGGCGCCGGCGGCATCGGCGGTGAGGTCGCTTCCCACCTCGCCGCACAGGGCGCGCGTATCGTCATCGCCGACCTTGATGAGCCGCGCACCCACACCGCGGCGGCCGCCATCGGTTCCCAGGCGATCGGAGTCCTGTGCGACATCGCGGACCCAGCCGCCTGCGATTCCGCCGCAGCCGCGGCTATCGACGCCTACGGCCGTCTCGACGCGTTGGTCAACTGCGCCGGCGTGAGCAAGCCGCACGATTCGCTGACGCTACCGCCAGCGGAATGGGCGCGGATGGTAGACGTCCAATTGAACGGGGCCTTCTATATCGCCCAGGCGTGCGCGCGCCGCATGATGAAAACCGGCGGCGCCATCGTTTTCATCACCTCCACCAACGCCGAAGCCGCCTTCCCCCGCCGCGCCGCCTACTGCGCCGCCAAGGCAGGCGTCGCCATGCTCACGAAGGTTCTCGCCATCGAATGGGCCGCGTCAAACATTCGCGTCAACGCCGTCGGCCCCGCCTACGTCGCCACCGAAATGACCAAACGCAACATCGCCGCCGGCAACGTCAATGAAGCGCAGATCAAGGGCCGCATTCCGCTCGGCCGCCTCGCTCAACCCGGTGATGTCGCAAGCGCCGTGGCGTTCCTGCTTGGCGACGGCGCGAGCTTCGTCACCGGCCAGTCCCTCTACGTCGACGGCGGCTGGCTCGCCTACGGCTACTTCTAA